A DNA window from Acropora palmata chromosome 12, jaAcrPala1.3, whole genome shotgun sequence contains the following coding sequences:
- the LOC141859437 gene encoding uncharacterized protein LOC141859437 → MATELKEAKKIRRNAKAALTRCGKKLTSLLDFGRPESEVRDALNEVKEAYSNLVTKHEEYTKMIDDDEQFEEAENWMSECQESFLRQEIKANLYLDSLIAPKAKSKEKGEQHEMGISTIQLSEENVPSDGGSIEGGENAIPAVPVVINSDTHESVNNDSLQATIPGGSSCNFKIEKPKLSKFSGDVREYLIFRADFKHAIEDRYSNRDAITFLRSCLQGKPLDLIKGIETDYKAAWEYLDSIYGDPRFVSDTITQDIVKFRTLQNGEDARFCDLVHLVKRCYNTLKEVGIPGDMNNSHMLSVIEQKMCADDRKVWSRDLEREGKGATLQGLIEWMTVEMKSRMRATAPLRTGASNNRSVHHVRTEGSVRGNSNWHKCWLCHTSTHWPDQCPRFAAMGVDERIKTAKENHVCFGCLKVAGREHRLENCRRKQRCTKTERGEQCQCFHHPLLHKSNAIRAGIAAFMEGQGALLPVISANLCGQNGIYKRGNVLLDTGAQISLIRNDTAELLGLKGKDTSVTITKVGGEEEVMKTKEYRIPVNALDDTRKYSVKAIGIPSIGDDVTAVQTSKLADLLCVPKEKIHRGKGQIDILIGIDHAHIRTGQTKQVGQIVARKTPLGWVVFGGSTETFPSSSRILFVKHSTPVDLTDFWTTETMGVKVKPCVCDADKLSQVEREEAEVVNSSCEKVGAQWVIPYPCKRDPNLLPDNKSLALKRLEATERRLKSSPDQGESYDKQMREMLEMNFCRRLSQEDLESYNGPVHYIPHHAVLRPENRSTPVRIVFNSSSVFQGHKLNDYWMKGPDLLNSLFGVLLRFRERDVALLGDISEMYHRILIPVQDQHVHRFLWRNLETHREPDVYVKTVLTFGDKPAPAMAQTALRKTAEENKSGYPEAAEVLQKNTYMDDICDSVNTVTEAKQMANDLDIILKTGGFKVKGWISNKSLEDHAQIEKPAEIAVFRGNVPEKVLGMAWNNQADTLTFSVDSDAIDHVIGDGQLPSEGRLTKRVLLSQVARVYDPLGLAAAFLIRAKTGLQELWQAGIDWDEEAPPAAREKWKDLFREMKELSRIEFPRSLTRADAEEPPMLCVFSDASQYAFGACAYSRQRINEDQYQVRLIAAKSRVAPLKQLSIPRLELQAAVLASRLAKTIQEESRMEFEAVKFFADSTITLAWIQNPSRNFKPFVSSRVGEIQSDSDPSEWRHIPGEENVADDISRGIHVGDLNGRWTHGPEFLQKPEKLWPQAVAKHI, encoded by the coding sequence ATGGCAACCGAGTTAAAGGAAGCGAAGAAGATACGAAGGAACGCGAAAGCAGCTCTCACTAGATGTGGGAAGAAGTTAACGAGCCTACTTGATTTTGGTAGACCAGAAAGTGAGGTAAGAGATGCTTTAAATGAAGTCAAAGAAGCATATAGCAATTTAGTGACGAAACATGAAGAATACACCAAAATGATTGACGATGATGAACAGTTTGAAGAAGCTGAGAACTGGATGTCTGAATGTCAAGAAAGCTTTTTAAGGCAGGAAATAAAGGCAAATTTGTATTTGGATAGTTTGATTGCGCCAAAAGCGAAATCGAAAGAAAAGGGTGAACAGCATGAGATGGGAATCTCAACTATTCAGTTATCAGAGGAAAATGTGCCTTCCGATGGCGGTTCTATTGAGGGCGGTGAAAATGCCATCCCCGCGGTTCCTGTGGTTATTAATTCCGACACCCATGAAAGTGTTAATAATGACAGCCTTCAAGCAACAATTCCCGGAGGTAGTTCCTGCAATTTCAAGATTGAAAAACCGAAGTTATCAAAGTTTTCCGGGGACGTTAGAGAGTATCTCATTTTTAGAGCTGATTTTAAACACGCTATTGAAGATAGGTACTCAAATCGAGACGCAATCACCTTTCTGCGGTCATGTCTCCAAGGAAAGCCTCTTGATTTGATAAAAGGAATTGAAACGGATTACAAGGCCGCATGGGAGTATTTAGACTCTATCTATGGAGATCCTAGATTTGTTTCAGACACGATCACTCAAGATATAGTTAAGTTTCGTACTCTGCAAAATGGCGAGGATGCAAGATTTTGTGATTTAGTGCATTTAGTCAAAAGGTGTTACAATACGTTAAAGGAAGTGGGTATTCCCGGTGACATGAACAATAGTCACATGTTGTCTGTTATTGAACAAAAGATGTGTGCGGATGACCGCAAGGTTTGGTCTAGAGATCTGGAGCGAGAAGGAAAAGGTGCCACGCTTCAGGGTTTAATAGAATGGATGACTGTGGAGATGAAATCGCGTATGCGCGCAACGGCCCCGCTCAGAACCGGCGCAAGTAACAATCGTTCAGTGCATCACGTACGAACCGAAGGCAGCGTTAGAGGTAATTCAAACTGGCATAAATGTTGGTTATGTCATACATCGACCCATTGGCCGGATCAATGTCCGCGGTTTGCCGCAATGGGCGTAGACGAGAGAATTAAGACCGCCAAAGAAAATCACGTTTGTTTCGGGTGTTTGAAAGTAGCTGGCAGAGAGCACAGATTGGAAAACTGCCGTCGTAAGCAACGCTGTACCAAGACAGAGAGAGGGGAACAGTGCCAATGCTTCCATCATCCACTTTTGCATAAGAGTAATGCGATCAGAGCAGGAATAGCTGCATTCATGGAAGGTCAAGGAGCACTTCTGCCAGTAATTTCCGCAAACCTTTGTGGCCAAAATGGAATCTACAAACGTGGCAATGTTCTGCTCGATACCGGAGCGCAAATCAGTTTGATTCGCAACGACACAGCTGAACTGTTAGGGCTAAAGGGGAAGGATACATCAGTAACCATAACTAAAGTTGGAGGTGAAGAGGAAGTAATGAAAACGAAGGAGTATCGAATTCCAGTGAACGCTTTGGACGACACCCGGAAATATTCAGTGAAAGCCATTGGAATCCCCAGTATTGGCGATGATGTTACCGCAGTTCAAACATCGAAGCTTGCTGACCTCCTTTGTGtaccaaaagaaaagattcATAGAGGAAAAGGGCAGATTGACATACTGATTGGTATAGATCATGCTCATATTCGTACAGGGCAAACGAAGCAAGTTGGACAAATCGTTGCTAGAAAGACGCCCCTAGGCTGGGTAGTGTTCGGAGGTTCCACAGAAACGTTTCCGTCAAGCAGTCGAATACTTTTTGTTAAGCACTCAACGCCAGTTGACCTAACAGACTTCTGGACAACAGAAACCATGGGAGTTAAAGTGAAACCATGTGTATGTGACGCCGACAAGCTGAGTCAAGTGGAAAGGGAGGAGGCTGAAGTGGTAAACAGTTCCTGCGAGAAGGTTGGAGCGCAGTGGGTCATTCCATATCCCTGTAAAAGAGATCCGAACCTTCTTCCAGACAATAAGTCGCTGGCATTAAAACGATTAGAGGCAACGGAGCGCCGCCTGAAGTCCAGTCCAGATCAAGGCGAGTCCTATGACAAACAAATGAGAGAAATGCTCGAGATGAACTTCTGCAGAAGGCTGTCACAAGAAGATCTGGAGAGTTATAACGGTCCAGTCCACTACATTCCCCACCATGCAGTTTTGAGACCGGAAAACAGAAGTACACCCGTACGAATAGTGTTCAACTCTTCGTCTGTTTTTCAAGGTCACAAGCTCAATGATTACTGGATGAAGGGTCCAGACCTACTGAACAGTTTATTTGGTGTGTTGCTAAGGTTTAGAGAGAGGGATGTTGCTTTGCTCGGAGACATCTCTGAGATGTATCATCGAATATTGATTCCAGTTCAAGATCAGCATGTCCACCGATTTTTATGGCGAAATTTAGAAACCCATCGAGAACCTGATGTTTACGTCAAAACGGTGCTCACCTTTGGCGATAAACCTGCTCCAGCGATGGCACAAACTGCTCTAAGGAAAACCGCTGAAGAAAACAAGTCCGGCTACCCAGAAGCAGCAGAAGTTCTCCAGAAGAACACATACATGGACGACATTTGTGACTCCGTCAACACAGTCACCGAAGCTAAACAAATGGCCAATGATCTGGACATTATTCTAAAGACAGGTGGATTCAAGGTTAAAGGTTGGATTTCAAACAAATCACTTGAAGACCATGCGCAGATTGAGAAACCGGCAGAGATAGCGGTATTCAGGGGAAATGTCCCAGAGAAGGTCCTTGGAATGGCGTGGAATAACCAAGCGGACACGCTCACGTTCAGCGTCGACTCTGATGCGATAGATCACGTGATTGGAGACGGACAACTTCCATCCGAAGGGAGGCTAACGAAGAGGGTTTTACTCAGTCAAGTCGCTCGGGTTTATGATCCTCTTGGTCTCGCTGCTGCTTTCCTTATCAGAGCAAAAACCGGATTACAAGAACTATGGCAAGCCGGAATTGATTGGGACGAAGAGGCCCCACCAGCTGCCCGTGAAAAGTGGAAAGATTTATTTCGAGAAATGAAGGAGTTAAGTAGGATCGAGTTTCCCCGCAGTTTAACGCGTGCTGATGCAGAAGAGCCTCCTATGCTGTGCGTGTTTTCAGACGCATCCCAGTATGCCTTTGGAGCTTGCGCTTACAGCCGACAGAGGATTAATGAAGACCAGTATCAAGTCAGGCTAATTGCAGCGAAGTCACGGGTAGCACCCTTGAAGCAGCTAAGCATCCCACGACTTGAGCTACAAGCGGCAGTTTTGGCGTCTAGATTAGCTAAGACTATTCAAGAAGAATCACGAATGGAATTCGAAGCCGTCAAGTTCTTCGCAGACAGCACGATAACCCTTGCCTGGATACAGAATCCGTCACGCAATTTCAAACCATTCGTGTCTTCGCGTGTGGGAGAAATTCAAAGTGACTCTGACCCTAGTGAATGGAGACATATCCCTGGTGAAGAAAATGTCGCTGACGATATTTCTAGAGGAATTCATGTAGGAGATCTGAATGGAAGGTGGACTCACGGACCAGAGTTCTTACAAAAGCCAGAGAAGCTTTGGCCACAAGCGGTAGCAAAACATATTTAA
- the LOC141859440 gene encoding uncharacterized protein LOC141859440 has translation MLITRHVHQQGHNGVAATTAKIRTKYWILKAMKLSKSVKFKCGFRKEMAHKTETQLMANLPALRLAPYTPPFYYTACDYFGPFSVKVGRSKTAKHYGVVFTCLNTRAVHVEMAVDCSTMEFLQVLRRFFAIRGQPAVMISDNGSQFVGAERELGEMVQVLSREEIQDFCTEKGMHWKFTTPAAPHQNGCAESLVKTCKNALKRAIGSQVLTPFELYTVFLEVANLVNQRPIGRIPNDPDDGRYICPNDILLGRASSEVPQGPFKGTQNPRHRVEFVQRIVDSFWKRWSRDVFPSLVPRKQWQVERRNVKVDDIVTVADSNTIRGKWCMGRILEVYPGPDGRVRNVKVKTSTGVYSRPVTKVAVICPAEED, from the coding sequence ATGTTAATAACCAGGCACGTACATCAACAAGGGCATAACGGAGTGGCTGCCACGACTGCCAAGATTAGAACGAAGTATTGGATCCTAAAGGCAATGAAGTTGAGCAAGTCAGTCAAGTTCAAATGTGGATTCCGTAAAGAAATGGCACATAAGACTGAAACACAGTTAATGGCCAATTTACCTGCACTTCGGTTAGCCCCATACACTCCGCCATTTTACTACACGGCATGTGACTACTTCGGGCCTTTCAGCGTTAAGGTAGGACGAAGCAAGACAGCGAAGCACTACGGCGTGGTGTTTACATGCTTAAATACAAGGGCAGTACATGTGGAAATGGCTGTTGATTGTTCTACCATGGAGTTTCTGCAAGTTCTCCGTAGATTTTTTGCGATTCGCGGTCAGCCTGCAGTGATGATAAGCGATAACGGTTCGCAGTTTGTTGGTGCGGAGAGGGAGCTGGGTGAAATGGTACAAGTTTTGAGTCGAGAAGAGATTCaagatttttgcacagagaaAGGCATGCACTGGAAATTCACGACCCCCGCTGCCCCACATCAAAATGGCTGCGCCGAGTCACTAGTCAAGACGTGCAAGAACGCCTTAAAGAGAGCTATCGGCAGTCAAGTGCTAACTCCATTCGAGTTGTATACGGTGTTTCTAGAGGTGGCCAATCTTGTCAACCAACGACCAATCGGACGGATTCCAAACGATCCCGATGACGGCAGGTACATATGCCCTAATGATATTCTCCTTGGACGAGCGTCATCTGAAGTGCCACAGGGGCCATTCAAGGGAACGCAAAATCCTCGCCACAGAGTTGAATTCGTTCAGCGAATCGTTGATTCATTCTGGAAGCGTTGGAGTCGAGACGTTTTTCCATCCCTGGTACCAAGGAAGCAGTGGCAAGTAGAACGACGAAATGTGAAAGTCGATGACATCGTTACAGTAGCTGATAGTAATACTATTCGAGGCAAATGGTGCATGGGCAGAATCTTGGAAGTCTACCCTGGACCTGACGGTCGAGTAAGAAATGTCAAAGTCAAGACGTCGACTGGCGTTTACAGTCGGCCTGTTACTAAAGTTGCAGTCATTTGCCCTGCAGAGGAGGACTAG
- the LOC141859439 gene encoding uncharacterized protein LOC141859439 — protein sequence MDDKTGKEKASNNRGTDFHSRGESEKAIECHEKDLEIAIEIGDRAGEGNAYGNLGDAYHLLGDLQRAIEYHEKNSRLAIEIGDRAREGEAYGNLGCAYDSMGDFPKAIEYHEKYLKLAIEIGDLDGKGRAIGGLGNAYDSLGDFRKAAVYHENALKIAQEIDDPEGEGVAYGNLGNAFFSLGDFRKAIECHEKHLKIAMEIGLLGGEGTAYGNIGNAYHALADFQKAIEYHQRALQIATDIADREGEGSAYGNLGNACNSLGDFLKALDYHEKHLQIARDIGHRAGEGTAYGNLGYRSLGNFRRAIEYHEKDLKIAKEIGDRAGKGKAYGNLGNAYQSLGDYRKAIDYNEKYLNIAKEIGDRAGEGGAYGNLGNAYQSLGDYRKAIDYHEKHLKIAKEIGDRAGEGRAYGNLGIAYQSLGDYRKAIEYHEKRLKIAKEIGDRAGEGAAYGNLGIAYKSLGDYRKAIDYHEKYFKIAKEIGDRAGEGRAYGNLGIAYESLGDYRKAIEYHEKHLKNCKRNR from the coding sequence ATGGATGACAagacaggaaaagaaaaagcctctAACAATCGCGGTACAGATTTCCACTCACGGGGTGAATCggaaaaagccatcgagtgtcatgaaaaagatttggaaattgcaatagaaatcggtgatcgggccggagaaggaaacgcttatggaaatctcggtgaCGCTTACCACTTACTGGGTGACTTACAAAgagccattgaatatcatgaaaagaATTCGAGACTTGCAATAGAAATAGGTGATCGGGCCAGAGAAGGagaagcctatggaaatctcggttgcGCTTACGACTCAATGGGTGACTTCCccaaagccattgagtatcatgaaaaatatcttaaacttgcaatagaaatcggtgaccTAGACGGAAAAGGAAGGGCCATTGGAGGCCTCGGTAATGCCTACGACTCACTAGGTGATTTCCGAAAAGCCGCTGTGTATCatgaaaatgctttaaaaattgcacaagaaatcgatGATCCAGAAGGCGAAGGAgtagcctatggaaatctcggtaatgctttcttttcattgggtgacttccgaaaagccattgagtgtcatgaaaaacatttgaaaattgcaatggaaatCGGTCTTCTAggcggagaaggaacagcctatggaaatatcGGTAATGCCTACCACGCACTGGCAGACTTTCagaaagccattgagtatcaccAAAGAGCccttcaaattgcaacagaTATCGCTGATCGAGAAGGAGAAGGATcggcctatggaaatctcggcaaTGCTTGCAActcattgggtgacttcctAAAAGCTCTTGAttaccatgaaaaacatttgcaaattgCAAGAGACATCGGTCATCGAGCCGGggaaggaacagcctatggaaatctcggttaCCGTTCACTAGGCAACTTCCGAAgagccattgaatatcatgaaaaagatttaaaaattgcaaaagaaatcggtgatcgggccggaaaaggaaaagcctatggaaacctcggtaatgcttaccagtcgctgggtgactatcgaaaagccattgactataatgaaaaatatttgaatattgcaaaagaaatcggtgatcgggccggagaaggaggagcctatggaaatctcggtaatgcttaccagtcactaggtgactatcgaaaagccattgactatcatgaaaaacatttgaaaattgcaaaagaaatcggtgatcgtgccggagaaggaagagcctatggaaatctcggtattgcttaccagtcactaggtgactatcgaaaagccattgaatatcatgaaaaacgtttgaaaattgcaaaagaaatcggtgatcgggctggagaaggagcagcctatggaaatctcggtattgcttacaagtcactaggtgactatcgaaaagccattgactatcatgaaaaatattttaaaattgcaaaagaaatcggtgatcgggctggagaaggaagagcctatggaaatctcggtattgcttacgagtcactgggtgactatcgaaaagccattgagtatcatgaaaaacatttaaaaaattgcaaaagaaatcggtga
- the LOC141859402 gene encoding uncharacterized protein LOC141859402: MDDKTGKEKASNNRGTDFHSRGESEKAIECHEKDLEIAIEIGDRAGEGNAYGNLGDAYRLLGDLRRAIEYHEKNSRLAIEIGDRAREGEAYGNLGCAYDSMGDFPKAIEYHEKYLKLAIEIGDLDGKGRAIGGLGNAYDSLGDFRKAIEYHENALKIAQEIDDQEGEGVAYGNLGNAFFSLGDFRKAIECHEKHLKIAMEIGLLGGEGTAYGNIGNAYHALADFQKAIEYHQRALQIATDIADREGEGSAYGNLGNACNSLGDFLKALDYHEKHLQIARDIGHRAGEGTAYGNLGYTYRSLGNFRRAIEYHEKDLKIAKEIGDRAGKGKAYGNLGNAYQSLGDYPKAIDYHEKYLKITKEIGDRAGEGEAYGNLGNAYQSLGDFQKAIEYHEKHLKIAKEIGDRAGKGKAYGNLGIAYDSLGDYRKAIEYHEKHLKIAKEIGDRAGEGKAYGNLGIAYDSLGDYRKAIDYHEKRLKIAKEIGDRAGEGGAYGNLGNAYQSLGDYRKAIDYHEKRLKIAKEIGDRAGEGKAYGNLGIAYDSLGDYRKAIDYHEKRLKIAKEIGDRAGEGGAYGNLGNAYQSLGDYRKAIDYHEKRLKIAKQIGDRAGEGRACGNLGIAYKSLGDYRKAIEYHEKGLKIGIEIGDRAGEGRTYGNLGIAYDSLGDYRKAIEYHEKHLKIAKEIGDRAGEGRAYGNLGIAYDSLGDYRKAIEYHEKRLKIAKEIGDRAGEGGAYGNLGIAYQSLGDFQKAIEYHEKRLKIAKEIGDRAGEGGAYGNLGNAYQSLGDYRKAIDYHEKRLKIGIEIGDRAGEGRAYGNLGVAYKSLGDYRKAIEYHEKRLKIAKEIGDRAGEGGAYGNLGIAYESLGDYRKAIEYHEKHLKIAKEIGDRAGKGRAYGNLGIAYDSLGDYRKAIEYHEKGLKIGIEIGDRAGEGRTYGNLGIAYKSLGDYRKAIEYHEKHLKIAKEIGDRAGEGRAYGNLGIAYESLGDYRKAIEYHEKHLKTAKEIGDRVGEGRAFGNLGNACDALGDYQRAFEYHEKHLKIAKQIGDWAGEGGAYGNLGTA; encoded by the coding sequence ATGGATGACAagacaggaaaagaaaaagcctctAACAATCGCGGTACAGATTTCCACTCACGGGGTGAATCggaaaaagccatcgagtgtcatgaaaaagatttggaaattgcaatagaaatcggtgatcgggccggagaaggaaacgcttatggaaatctcggtgaCGCTTACCGCTTACTGGGGGACTTACGAAgagccattgaatatcatgaaaagaATTCGAGACTTGCAATAGAAATAGGTGATCGGGCCAGAGAAGGagaagcctatggaaatctcggttgcGCTTACGACTCAATGGGTGACTTCCCCAAAGcaattgagtatcatgaaaaatatcttaaacttgcaatagaaatcggtgaccTAGACGGAAAAGGAAGGGCCATTGGAGGCCTCGGTAATGCCTACGACTCACTAGGTGatttccgaaaagccattgagtatcatgaaaatgctttaaaaattgcacaagaaatcgatGATCAAGAAGGCGAAGGAgtagcctatggaaatctcggtaatgctttcttttcattgggtgacttccgaaaagccattgagtgtcatgaaaaacatttgaaaattgcaatggaaatCGGTCTTCTAggcggagaaggaacagcctatggaaatatcGGTAATGCCTACCACGCACTGGCAGACTTTCagaaagccattgagtatcaccAAAGAGCccttcaaattgcaacagaTATCGCTGATCGAGAAGGAGAAGGATcggcctatggaaatctcggcaaTGCTTGCAActcattgggtgacttcctAAAAGCTCTTGAttaccatgaaaaacatttgcaaattgCAAGAGACATCGGTCATCGAGCCGGggaaggaacagcctatggaaatctcggttatACGTACCGTTCACTAGGCAACTTCCGAAgagccattgaatatcatgaaaaagatttaaaaattgcaaaagaaatcggtgatcgggccggaaaaggaaaagcctatggaaacctcggtaatgcttaccagtcgctgggtgactatccaaaagccattgactatcatgaaaaatatttgaaaattacaaaagaaatcggtgatcgggccggagaaggagaagcctatggaaatctcggtaatgcttaccagtcactaggtgactttcaaaaagccattgaatatcatgaaaaacatttgaaaattgcaaaagaaatcggtgatcgggctggaaaaggaaaagcctatggaaatctcggtattgcttacgattcactgggtgactatcgaaaagccattgagtatcatgaaaaacatttgaaaattgcaaaagaaatcggtgatcgggctggagaaggaaaagcctatggaaatctcggtattgcttacgattcactgggtgactatcgaaaagccattgactatcatgaaaaacgtttgaaaattgcaaaagaaatcggtgatcgtgccggagaaggaggcgcctatggaaatctcggtaatgcttaccagtcactaggtgactatcgaaaagccattgactatcatgaaaaacgtttgaaaattgcaaaagaaatcggtgatcgggctggagaaggaaaagcctatggaaatctcggtattgcttacgattcactgggtgactatcgaaaagccattgactatcatgaaaaacgtttgaaaattgcaaaagaaatcggtgatcgtgccggagaaggaggagcctatggaaatctcggtaatgcttaccagtcactaggtgactatcgaaaagccattgactatcatgaaaaacgtttgaaaattgcaaaacaaatcggtgatcgggctggagaaggaagagcctgtggaaatctcggtattgcttacaagtcactgggtgactatcgaaaagccattgagtatcatgaaaaaggtttgaaaattggaatagaaatcggtgatcgtgccggagaaggaaggacctatggaaatctcggtattgcttacgattcactgggtgactatcgaaaagccattgagtatcatgaaaaacatttgaaaattgcaaaagaaatcggtgatcgggccggagaaggaagagcctatggaaatctcggtattgcttacgattcactgggtgactatcgaaaagccattgagtatcatgaaaaacgtttgaaaattgcaaaagaaatcggtgatcgtgccggagaaggaggagcctatggaaatctcggtattgcttaccagtcactaggtgactttcaaaaagccattgaatatcatgaaaaacgtttgaaaatagcaaaagaaatcggtgatcgtgccggagaaggaggagcctatggaaatctcggtaatgcttaccagtcactaggtgactatcgaaaagccattgactatcatgaaaaacgtttgaaaattggaatagaaatcggtgatcgtgccggagaaggaagagcctatggaaatctcggtgttgcttacaagtcactgggtgactatcgaaaagccattgagtatcatgaaaaacgtttgaaaattgcaaaagaaatcggtgatcgggctggagaaggaggagcctatggaaatctcggtattgcttacgagtcactgggtgactatcgaaaagccattgagtatcatgaaaaacatttgaaaattgcaaaagaaatcggtgatcgggctggaaaaggaagagcctatggaaatctcggtattgcttacgattcactgggtgactatcgaaaagccattgagtatcatgaaaaaggtttgaaaattggaatagaaatcggtgatcgtgccggagaaggaaggacctatggaaatctcggtattgcttacaagtcactgggtgactatcgaaaagccattgagtatcatgaaaaacatttgaaaattgcaaaagaaatcggtgatcgggctggagaaggaagagcctatggaaatctcggtattgcttacgagtcactgggtgactatcgaaaagccattgagtatcatgagaaacatttgaaaactgcaaaagaaatcggtgatcgggtcggagaaggaagagcctttggaaatctcggtaatgcctGCGAtgcactgggtgactatcaaagagcctttgagtatcatgaaaaacatttaaaaattgcaaaacaaatcggCGACtgggctggagaaggaggagcctatggaaatctggGCACAGCTTAG